GCTGGGCCGCCCGCTCGACGGCGCCGCTCCGCCCGACACAGCCGAGACCCGCCCGGTCGAGCGCCCCGCCCCCACCATCATCGAGCGCGACAACGTCTCGCAGCCGCTGGAAACCGGGGTGCTGGTGGTCGACAGCCTGTTTGCGCTCGGGCGCGGCCAGCGCGAGCTGATCGTCGGCGACCGCGCCACCGGCAAGACCGCGCTCGCCGTCGATGCCATCGTCAACCAGAAGGACAGCGACGTGATCTGCGTCTATGTCGCCGTCGGCCAGCGCGCCACGGCGGTGCAGCGGGTGATCGAGGCGGTGCGCGAACACGGGCGGATCGAGCGCTGCATCTTCGTCGTCGGCGGTGCCGCCTCGGCGCCCGGCCTGCAATGGATCGCACCTTTCGCCGGCATGACGATGGCGGAGTATTTCCGCGACAAGGGCCAGCACGCGCTCATCGTCATCGACGACCTGACGCGCCACGCCGCCACTCATCGCGAGCTTGCCCTGCTCACCCGCGAACCGCCGGGGCGCGAGGCCTATCCCGGCGATATCTTCTACCTGCATGCCCGGTTGCTGGAGCGCGCCGCAAAGCTGGCGCCGGAACAGGGCGGCGGCTCGCTCACCGCGCTGCCCATCGCCGAGACCGATGCCGGCAACCTCTCGGCCTATATCCCGACCAATCTCATCTCGATCACCGACGGGCAGATCGTGCTCGACAGCCACCTCTTCGCCGCGAACCAGCGCCCGGCGGTGGATGTCGGCCTCTCGGTCAGCCGGGTCGGCGGCAAGGCGCAATGGCCGGCGCTGCGCAAGGTTTCGGGCCGGGTGCGGCTGGACTACGCGCAGTTTCAGGAGCTGGAGATGTTCACCCGCTTCGGCGGCATCACCAACCCGCGCGTGCGCGGCCAGATCGCCCGCGGCGAGCGCATCCGCGCCCTGCTGGAGCAGCCGCGCTTTGCCGGGCTGCGCATGGCCGATCAGGTGGCGCTGCTTGCAGCCCTTGCCGATGGCGCGCTCGACGACACGCCCCCCGGGGCGATTGCCACGCTGCGCGCCGAGCTGCCGCGCTGGCTCGACGCGCGCGCCGGCGAGGCGGTGGCAGCGGTGCAGTCCGACGGCACGCTGACCGACACCACCCGACGCGCGCTGACAGGGGCGGTGGCCGCGCTGGCGCAGGAGATCGCCCGGAGGGCGGCGGCGGAATGAGCGGACGGCTGGCCGATGTCGAAGCGCGGATCGGGACGGTGCACAAGCTCGCCTCGGTGATCTCCGCCATGCGCGGCATCGCGGCGGCCCGCGCGCAGGAGGCGCGCGAGCATGTGGACAGCATCCGGCTTTTCGCCGGCACCATCGGCGAGGCCATCGGAGAGGCGCTCGCCCTGCTGCCCGACCCCGCCGACACCGCCCATGGCGCCGGCGAGGGCCGGCACGCGGTGATCCTGCTGGCCGCCGAACAGGGCTTTGCCGGCACCTATAACGAACAGGTCTTCGATGCCGCCGCACCGCTGCTCGCCACGCCGCACAGGCTGTTCGTCGCCGGCGGGCGCGGGCTGCTGGTGGCCGCCGAGCGCGATCTGCCCGTCGACTGGTCGGCGGCGATGATCGCCCATCCCGCGCAGGCCGCCGGGCTCGCCACCCGGCTTGCCGACGCGATCTTCGAACCGCTGGCCGAGGCGCGCATCACCCGCGTCTCGGTGGTGCATGCGGCGCCCGGCGAGGCCGGCGGCATGGAGGTGGTGAGCAAGCGGCTCGTGCCCTTCGATTTCTCGCGCTTCCCGCCCGCCCTGCGGCGCGGCGCCCCCGGGATCACCCTGCCGCCCGAGCGGCTGCTGGCGCGGCTTGCCGAGGAATATGTCTTTGCCGAGCTGGCCGAGGCCGTCATGCTCGCCTTCTCCGCCGAGAACGCCGCGCGGATGCGGGCGATGATCGCCGCGCATGACAACGTCATGGAATCGCTCGATACGCTGGTTGCCGCCTCGCGCCGGCTGCGGCAGGAAGAGATCACCGACGAGATCGTCGAGCTCGCCACCGGCCGCCAGCCGGTCCGATAGACCACCCCATGAGGAGGCGCCATGCCCCGCCCGGACCCAAGCGGCAAACCCCTGCCCGCGCATGAGACGCAACGCCAGATCGAGCTGCCGGAATGCGCGCCGAAACCCGGCGCCGAGGATCGCGACGCGCCCGCGCTGGTGCGCCGCATCATGGCGGCGCCGAACTACGTGATCGCCGATGAGGACACCGATTTCCTCAACCGCGACGAGATGCGCAGCACGCGGCTCCAGCTCGATTACCAGAAGGCCGAGACCCTGCTGCAAGAGAACGGCATCGCCCATTCCATTGTGGTCTTCGGCGGCACGAGGATCGGCGAGCCGCGCCACACCGAGGCGCAGGTCGCAGCGCTGGAGGCCGCGCAGGCGCAGGCGCCGGAGGATCGCGACATCGCCCGCCGCCTGGCCGTGACCCGCCGCCTGCACGACAAGAGCCGCTATTACGAGATCGCGCGCGCCTTCGGCCGCATCGTCGGTGCCGCCGAGGGCTGCCACGGCAACCGGCTGGTGGTGGTGACCGGCGGCGGCCCCGGCGTGATGGAGGCCGCCAATCGCGGCGCCCATGAGGCCGGCGCCCGCACCGTCGGGCTCAACATCACCCTGCCGCACGAGCAGTTCCCCAACCCCTATGTCACGCCGGAGCTGTGTTTCCGCTTCCGCTATTTCGCGCTGCGCAAGCTGCATTTCCTGCTGCGCGCCCGGGCGCTGGTGGTGTTCCCCGGCGGCTTCGGCACGCTGGACGAGCTCTTCGAGACACTGACCCTGATCCAGACCCGCAAGATCCGCCCGGTGCCGGTGATTCTGGTGGGCGAGCGCTATTGGCGCCGCGCCTTCGACGCGGACTTTCTGGTGGAGGAAGGCGTGATCGAACCCGAGGACCGCGACCTCTTCTGGTATGCCGAAAGCGCGCAGGAGATCTGGGACGATATCCGCGCCTGGTACGACAAGGCCGGCCGTCCGCTCACCGGCCCGCCGGGCCCGATGCAGGAGCCCTGAAACGCCGCCGCGGGCCGCGACATAGCCGGCCCGCGCATGGCCCTGACGCAAGGCACAAAACGCGCTGTAAGCCGCTGGCTTTGCAGATATAAAACTGTTCGGGAAATCCGGAAAAGTGGCAGCCCGTAGGGGAATCGAACCCCTCTTTCCAGGTTGAAAACCTGGCGTCCTAACCGATAGACGAACGGGCCAGCGCTGCTGGTGAGGGGCCTTTTAGGCAAAGCCCGCAGACCTTGCAAGCGCAAAATTACGAAAAAAGCGCCCCTCGCGCGGTTTTTTCAAAAAACAATCCGGGATGGCAATTCCCGCAACGATCACAACCGCTTAAACGGCCCTCCTCAGGCCGGCGCCGCGTCCTCAAGACGCAGTTGCACCGTGCGGCGCCCGTTCCATTCGTTGATCTCCAGACGCCCCGCCACGTGGAATCGTCGCCCCTGATGCCCCGACAGTTCCGGCCCCAGCGCGCCGTCGAAAGCGCCAAAGCAGATCGCCTCGAGTTTCGCCCCCAGACCGTCGCCGAGAGACAGTTTCAGATGCCCCGCGCCGACCTGTTTGGCAAAGCCGATCTGCACATCCGGCAGCGCGAACCGCGGCGCCGGCGCGCCCGCGCCGAAGGGGCCAGCGCGCTCCATCCCCTCGCAGAGATCCAGCGTCGCCGCCCCCGGCATCAGCACCCCGTCGAGCTTGAGATCGGCGGCGCCGCCCTGCCCAGCGCCCTGCTTCGCCAGCAGCTCGGAAAGCCGCGCCATGGCGCTTTCCAGCGCCTCGCGCGCCACGGTGAGCCCGGCGGCCATCTTGTGCCCGCCGCCCTTCAGCAACAGCCCCTCGGCCGCCAGCCGCTGCACGCTGGCGCCGAGATCGACGCCCGAGACCGAGCGGCCCGAGCCCTTCCCCTCGGCGCCGTCGAGCCCGATCACCACCGCCGGACGGTTGGTCAGCTCTTTCAGCCGCGAGGCGACAATGCCCACCACACCCGGGTGCCAGCCCTCGCCCGCCGCCCAGACCAGCGGCGCGTCGAGCCCGCGCTCCTCGGCCTGCGCGAGCGCGGCGGCGCGCACCGCCTCCTCGACCTCGCGGCGCTCGGTGTTGAGCTGGTCGAGCCGCTCCGCCAGCGCGCCGGCCTCGTGCCGGTCGCGGCAGGCCAGCAGCCGCGCGCCCAGATCCGCCTGCCCGATGCGCCCGCCGGCATTGACGCGCGGCCCCAGCACATAGCCCAGATGATAGGACGAGGGCGCGGTATCGAGCCGCGCCACATCCGCCAGCGCCACCAGCCCGGGCCGCGCGCGCCGCGCCATAACCGCGAGCCCCTGGCGCACCAGCGCCCGGTTCACCCCCTTGAGCGGCGCCACGTCGGCCACCGTGGCCAGCGCCACCAGATCCAGCATGGCGATCAGATCCGGCCCGCGCTCGCCCGCCTCGCGCAGCTGCCGGCCACATTCCACCAGCATCAGGAACACCACCCCCGCCGCGCAGAGATGCGCCAGCGCGCCGTCCTCGTCCTGCCGGTTGGGGTTCACCACCGCCACGCAATCGGGCAGCGTCTCGCCCGCGAGGTGGTGATCCAGCACCACCACATCCGCACCCGCCGCCGCGGCGATGGGACCATGCGATAGCGTTCCGCAATCGACGCAGACGATCAGGTCATGCGTTTCGGCCAGCTTCGCCATCGCCGGCTCGTTCGGCCCGTAGCCCTCGTCGATCCGGTCGGGGATATAAAGCGTCGCCGCCATGCCGCGTTGATGCAGCCAGTCGAGCAGCAGTGCCGCCGAGGCGCCGCCATCGACATCGTAATCGGCAAAGACCGCCA
The window above is part of the Salipiger abyssi genome. Proteins encoded here:
- a CDS encoding F0F1 ATP synthase subunit gamma is translated as MSGRLADVEARIGTVHKLASVISAMRGIAAARAQEAREHVDSIRLFAGTIGEAIGEALALLPDPADTAHGAGEGRHAVILLAAEQGFAGTYNEQVFDAAAPLLATPHRLFVAGGRGLLVAAERDLPVDWSAAMIAHPAQAAGLATRLADAIFEPLAEARITRVSVVHAAPGEAGGMEVVSKRLVPFDFSRFPPALRRGAPGITLPPERLLARLAEEYVFAELAEAVMLAFSAENAARMRAMIAAHDNVMESLDTLVAASRRLRQEEITDEIVELATGRQPVR
- the recJ gene encoding single-stranded-DNA-specific exonuclease RecJ; amino-acid sequence: MSYLGVEASLTGRRWVGPGVEQERQAEALAQQTALPRGLCQVLARLGVDVAEVPGYLEPKLRDLLPDPRSLRDMEVAAARLLAAVSRRERVAVFADYDVDGGASAALLLDWLHQRGMAATLYIPDRIDEGYGPNEPAMAKLAETHDLIVCVDCGTLSHGPIAAAAGADVVVLDHHLAGETLPDCVAVVNPNRQDEDGALAHLCAAGVVFLMLVECGRQLREAGERGPDLIAMLDLVALATVADVAPLKGVNRALVRQGLAVMARRARPGLVALADVARLDTAPSSYHLGYVLGPRVNAGGRIGQADLGARLLACRDRHEAGALAERLDQLNTERREVEEAVRAAALAQAEERGLDAPLVWAAGEGWHPGVVGIVASRLKELTNRPAVVIGLDGAEGKGSGRSVSGVDLGASVQRLAAEGLLLKGGGHKMAAGLTVAREALESAMARLSELLAKQGAGQGGAADLKLDGVLMPGAATLDLCEGMERAGPFGAGAPAPRFALPDVQIGFAKQVGAGHLKLSLGDGLGAKLEAICFGAFDGALGPELSGHQGRRFHVAGRLEINEWNGRRTVQLRLEDAAPA
- a CDS encoding TIGR00730 family Rossman fold protein, with the protein product MPRPDPSGKPLPAHETQRQIELPECAPKPGAEDRDAPALVRRIMAAPNYVIADEDTDFLNRDEMRSTRLQLDYQKAETLLQENGIAHSIVVFGGTRIGEPRHTEAQVAALEAAQAQAPEDRDIARRLAVTRRLHDKSRYYEIARAFGRIVGAAEGCHGNRLVVVTGGGPGVMEAANRGAHEAGARTVGLNITLPHEQFPNPYVTPELCFRFRYFALRKLHFLLRARALVVFPGGFGTLDELFETLTLIQTRKIRPVPVILVGERYWRRAFDADFLVEEGVIEPEDRDLFWYAESAQEIWDDIRAWYDKAGRPLTGPPGPMQEP
- a CDS encoding F0F1 ATP synthase subunit alpha — protein: MTDDTPLSHWLDRGRAALGDTPLTPEAEAVGRVLRVADGIAQVSGLPDAALGALLRFEGGQTGFAHSLNPEEIDAVVLDATDAIEAGQKVTDTGEVLRVPVGEALLGRVVDPLGRPLDGAAPPDTAETRPVERPAPTIIERDNVSQPLETGVLVVDSLFALGRGQRELIVGDRATGKTALAVDAIVNQKDSDVICVYVAVGQRATAVQRVIEAVREHGRIERCIFVVGGAASAPGLQWIAPFAGMTMAEYFRDKGQHALIVIDDLTRHAATHRELALLTREPPGREAYPGDIFYLHARLLERAAKLAPEQGGGSLTALPIAETDAGNLSAYIPTNLISITDGQIVLDSHLFAANQRPAVDVGLSVSRVGGKAQWPALRKVSGRVRLDYAQFQELEMFTRFGGITNPRVRGQIARGERIRALLEQPRFAGLRMADQVALLAALADGALDDTPPGAIATLRAELPRWLDARAGEAVAAVQSDGTLTDTTRRALTGAVAALAQEIARRAAAE